A genome region from Anastrepha ludens isolate Willacy chromosome 3, idAnaLude1.1, whole genome shotgun sequence includes the following:
- the LOC128856396 gene encoding vitellogenin-1-like has protein sequence MKLFLLISLFSILHTNIALEFTAQDILYSLEQISEGIIESAPGALRPDYVFKTIKNIVEGLPAEIFYSVANALCSTVIAKGKDKTPDQYDPSLGDIKFQFRTPCDKREYPVGDPSGLGEDEDFDPDKNTVIFATGWTTTVNNERHDAFAQAYNCRGDTNYLALDVGNYINTLYSWSSENTDKIGKYLAVGIHRLESIIDIGKLHIIGHSLGAQIVGSAARYYRNLTKKALPYVTGLEPAFPCFNEGEELTVISSSDADFVDIIHTDPGVSGQPQAFGHVDFYVGGKFPVQDACNSPACSHEIVWQYWVESVYPNNVDDFLAKRCNSLNSLQEGKCVGSEYPMGYAVPHKLRGRYVLEVNAEKPYGKNATVDYTNPETTVCGSCEELQ, from the exons ATGAAGTTATTTCTCCTAATTTCGCTTTTCTCAATACTACACACCAACATTGCCTTGGAATTCACAGCACAGGATATACTTTATTCATTGGAACAAATTAGCGAAGGTATAATTGAAAGTGCACCTGGAGCTTTGCGACCAGACTACGTTTTCAAGACCATTAAAAATATAGTTGAAGGACTGCctgctgaaattttttatagCGTTGCAAATGCCCTTT GTTCGACGGTTATTGCCAAGGGCAAGGATAAAACTCCTGATCAATATGATCCGTCTCTCGGagatataaaatttcaatttcgcaCACCCTGCGATAAACGAGAATATCCAGTCGGAGATCCATCTGGCTTGGGAGAGGATGAAGATTTTGACCCTGACAAGAATACGGTTATATTTGCGACCGGCTGGACTACGACTGTGAATAATGAGCGACATGACGCGTTTGCCCAGGCATATAATTGTCGCGGTGATACTAATTATCtg GCGCTAGATGTAGGTAACTACATAAACACACTCTATAGCTGGTCATCAGAGAATACCGACAAAATAGGCAAATATCTTGCCGTAGGCATACATCGTTTGGAGTCCATTATAGATATTGGAAAACTACATATAATTGGTCACAGCCTGGGTGCACAAATAGTGGGTTCGGCTGCTCGTTATTACCGCAATTTGACTAAGAAAGCATTGCCCTACGTAACTGGCCTTGAACCAGCTTTTCCCTGTTTCAATGAGGGCGAAGAACTCACAGTCATATCTTCCAGCGATGCTGACTTTGTTGATATCATTCACACGGATCCTGGTGTAAGTGGGCAACCCCAAGCATTTGGTCATGTTGATTTCTATGTAGGTGGTAAATTCCCAGTACAAGACGCTTGCAATAGTCCCGCGTGCTCACATGAAATCGTTTGGCAATATTGGGTTGAGTCGGTTTACCCAAATAATGTAGATGATTTTCTGGCAAAGCGCTGCAACTCTTTGAATAGTTTGCAGGAGGGCAAATGTGTTGGCAGTGAATATCCAATGGGGTATGCTGTGCCCCATAAGTTAAGAGGCAGATATGTTCTAGAAGTGAATGCTGAGAAGCCCTATGGCAAAAATGCTACTGTGGACTATACTAACCCCGAAACCACTGTATGTGGCAGTTGTGAAGAATTGCAGTGA